The following are from one region of the Paenibacillus sabinae T27 genome:
- a CDS encoding sugar phosphate isomerase/epimerase family protein, giving the protein MFPFKLSLNASTLFPFGLGIKEQLRIAAEAGYEGFEIWIRDLEAHVTNGGSIRELKRYIADTGIVVVNAIAFFKWSDQSPEVREEGLRQAEREMSMLAELGCPAVAAPPFGEVGQVTLDEMAVNYARLAELGDQTGVVPYLEFWGRAKKLARLSEAIYVAAESGRADTRILLDPFHMHTGGSRLEGLSCLNGNRIGIVHVNDYPASSDPLLVTDEERLFPGDGAAPSSRLSELLRQIGYTGYLSLELFTQDYGDMSAVEVASHGIKKIKKAYGV; this is encoded by the coding sequence ATGTTTCCGTTTAAACTATCTTTAAACGCATCGACCCTGTTTCCATTCGGGTTAGGCATTAAGGAACAGCTTCGCATTGCTGCCGAAGCGGGATATGAAGGCTTCGAAATCTGGATTCGCGACCTGGAAGCCCATGTGACGAACGGCGGTTCCATTCGGGAGCTGAAGCGGTATATCGCCGACACCGGAATCGTGGTTGTGAATGCAATCGCTTTCTTTAAATGGTCCGATCAATCGCCGGAGGTCAGGGAAGAAGGATTAAGGCAGGCCGAGCGCGAGATGAGCATGCTTGCCGAGCTGGGTTGTCCTGCCGTTGCGGCGCCGCCTTTCGGCGAGGTGGGGCAGGTCACGCTGGATGAAATGGCCGTGAACTATGCACGGCTGGCAGAACTCGGCGATCAAACCGGGGTCGTGCCTTACCTGGAGTTTTGGGGAAGGGCGAAGAAGCTGGCGAGGCTCAGCGAAGCGATCTATGTCGCAGCGGAAAGCGGGCGGGCGGACACCCGGATTTTGCTCGACCCGTTCCATATGCACACCGGAGGAAGCCGGCTGGAGGGTCTGTCCTGCCTGAACGGAAACCGAATCGGCATTGTCCATGTGAACGACTATCCGGCGTCGTCCGATCCGCTGCTCGTTACCGATGAGGAGCGTTTGTTCCCGGGTGACGGTGCCGCACCATCCTCCCGGCTCAGCGAATTGCTGCGGCAAATCGGGTATACCGGCTATTTGTCGCTGGAGCTTTTTACCCAAGATTATGGCGATATGTCTGCCGTGGAGGTGGCTTCACACGGAATCAAGAAAATCAAGAAGGCCTACGGGGTATAA
- a CDS encoding sensor histidine kinase, translated as MRIKTNTLGFRLILLFAAITIPLLAVLFAAGYYAKDVVLAQVSKSYQNLVNSNLQMIEKSLDDITTNMIDMVDHDENFQKFGRPGLSDSDYYFAQMGLIQRNQAYQAYYHTVDMFYAYSKPNDVLVTSNILGSTESYMDNIKNWITGSIQHPESLEKLLYKWSIVRIGDEYFLNRILSDDLTNNAYIGALINVNSLKSALGSLNLQAGGDILFVGNDGVVLSSPSASLGEGFRLPADKMSKNSSFSLTAGHKRLFVISSQSPDIGINMAIVLPNSELLQGLNDFQTLVNLLPLFVLLILLLCLYIFRRMVIRPILKLLSAIHRIRGGAMETKLPDSKLVEFQSINHAFNSMVEEIQYLKIDVYEERLNAQNAELKHLQSQINPHFFLNTLNIIYQLADLQRYELVKKTVRHLVQYFRFMLQSQRDTITLNQELEHIRNYLEIQKMRYQDSFDFEIRIPDEWLGACIPPLLIQPFVENAMIHGMSLRGETFMLQITVSPHEDKEGLMRIDVRDNGKGMPDEKLEELNAPEYAPASEDKHIGIWNVKRRIAMRYGEQARIDLSHNEPKGLRVTMILPAEYF; from the coding sequence GTGAGGATTAAAACGAATACATTAGGCTTTCGGCTCATACTTCTTTTTGCCGCCATAACGATTCCTCTTCTGGCCGTGCTTTTTGCGGCGGGCTACTATGCCAAGGATGTCGTGCTCGCGCAGGTGTCCAAATCGTATCAGAATCTGGTCAACTCCAATCTTCAAATGATCGAAAAGAGTCTGGATGACATCACGACAAATATGATTGACATGGTCGATCATGACGAGAACTTCCAGAAGTTCGGGCGGCCGGGCCTTTCGGACTCCGATTATTATTTTGCCCAGATGGGGCTGATACAGCGAAACCAGGCTTATCAGGCCTATTACCATACCGTCGATATGTTCTATGCCTACTCCAAACCGAATGATGTGCTGGTCACCTCCAACATCCTCGGCTCTACGGAAAGCTATATGGACAATATCAAAAACTGGATTACCGGCTCCATTCAACATCCCGAATCGTTGGAGAAGCTGCTGTATAAATGGTCGATCGTCCGGATCGGAGACGAGTATTTTCTGAACCGCATCCTCAGTGACGATCTCACCAACAACGCCTATATCGGGGCCTTGATTAATGTCAATTCGTTAAAGTCTGCTCTCGGGAGTCTCAATCTGCAGGCAGGGGGAGACATCCTCTTTGTCGGCAACGACGGAGTCGTGCTGTCCTCTCCTTCCGCATCTCTCGGGGAGGGCTTTCGGCTGCCGGCGGATAAGATGAGCAAGAACTCTTCCTTCTCGTTAACGGCGGGACATAAGCGGCTCTTTGTCATTTCAAGCCAATCTCCTGATATTGGAATCAATATGGCGATTGTCCTCCCCAATTCCGAGCTGCTTCAGGGGCTGAATGATTTTCAGACGCTGGTGAATCTGCTGCCGCTGTTTGTCTTGCTGATTCTGCTTCTGTGTCTGTATATTTTCCGCCGGATGGTGATCCGGCCCATTCTGAAGCTGCTCAGCGCCATTCACCGGATTCGGGGCGGAGCGATGGAGACGAAGCTGCCGGATTCCAAATTGGTCGAATTTCAAAGCATCAATCACGCTTTTAACAGTATGGTGGAGGAAATTCAATACCTGAAGATCGATGTGTACGAGGAGAGGCTGAATGCCCAGAACGCCGAGCTCAAGCATTTGCAGTCACAGATCAATCCCCATTTTTTCCTCAACACGCTGAACATCATCTATCAACTGGCGGATTTGCAGCGGTATGAGCTCGTGAAGAAGACCGTCCGCCATTTGGTGCAGTATTTCCGGTTTATGCTGCAGTCGCAGAGAGACACGATCACGCTCAACCAGGAGCTGGAGCATATCCGCAACTATCTGGAAATTCAGAAGATGCGCTATCAGGATTCCTTTGATTTTGAGATCCGGATTCCGGATGAGTGGCTTGGCGCCTGCATTCCGCCCCTGCTCATACAGCCTTTTGTGGAGAATGCCATGATTCACGGCATGAGTCTGAGAGGAGAGACCTTTATGCTTCAGATTACGGTGAGTCCGCATGAGGACAAGGAAGGGCTGATGCGCATTGATGTGCGGGACAACGGCAAAGGCATGCCGGATGAGAAGCTGGAGGAGCTGAACGCCCCCGAATATGCCCCGGCATCCGAGGACAAGCATATCGGGATTTGGAATGTAAAAAGGCGGATCGCGATGCGTTATGGAGAACAGGCCAGGATCGATCTCAGCCATAACGAGCCGAAGGGCCTCCGGGTGACGATGATTCTGCCGGCCGAATATTTCTGA
- a CDS encoding MATE family efflux transporter, which translates to MNRNQAGSLSLWAISWPIFIESALQVLLRTTDTLMLSKVSDEAVASVGVSNQIIMFALLTFNFIALGSTVVVTQYLGSRRTGEIEKIVASSLGVNFIFGLLMSVVVVLLGGKLLHIFNLGPGLFDMARTYLLITGGALVIQALNTVTVAIIQSHGLTRHTMMVAVGMNLLHVFGNYLFIFGPMGFPKLGVTGVAISTNVSQLIGLAINLFILVRVVRVPVRWFNLIHWDRELVSKVLQVGIPSSAVNLSYNVSQIVITSFITSLGPMMLTTKIYTQNISFIVMIIAISIGRGIQIIVGHLIGAGEREEAFKQVLRNVFRSMLITLTAVTVIIFFRTPMLEMFTESKEIIRMGSALLLLGFLLEPGRNFNIIFERSLQAAGDARFAMKSAILIMWLFSMPLMYLLGIHLGYGLYGIWAGFIIDEWVRGLVLYTRWRSRAWERKALMPCAEEVSV; encoded by the coding sequence ATGAACAGGAACCAGGCAGGGAGCTTGTCCCTGTGGGCCATTTCCTGGCCGATATTTATCGAATCCGCCTTACAGGTGCTCCTTCGGACGACGGATACGCTGATGCTGAGCAAGGTTTCGGACGAAGCGGTTGCCTCTGTCGGCGTGTCGAACCAGATTATCATGTTCGCCCTGCTGACCTTCAATTTTATCGCGCTGGGCTCAACCGTCGTCGTCACCCAGTATCTCGGCTCCCGCCGGACGGGAGAAATCGAGAAGATCGTCGCCTCATCGCTTGGAGTCAATTTTATATTTGGCCTCTTGATGAGTGTGGTTGTCGTGCTGCTTGGCGGAAAGCTTCTGCATATATTCAATCTGGGGCCGGGTCTGTTCGACATGGCCCGCACGTACTTGCTGATAACCGGCGGAGCGCTGGTGATCCAGGCTTTAAACACGGTGACGGTCGCGATTATTCAATCCCACGGGCTAACCCGGCACACGATGATGGTAGCTGTCGGGATGAATCTGCTGCACGTCTTCGGCAACTACCTGTTCATTTTCGGTCCGATGGGGTTTCCCAAGCTTGGCGTGACGGGTGTCGCGATCTCGACGAATGTCAGCCAACTGATCGGCTTAGCCATCAATCTGTTTATTCTCGTGCGGGTGGTCCGGGTACCCGTTCGGTGGTTCAATCTGATTCACTGGGACCGCGAGCTTGTGTCCAAGGTGCTGCAGGTCGGCATCCCCTCTTCAGCGGTCAATTTGTCGTACAACGTAAGCCAGATCGTGATCACCTCCTTTATTACATCGCTTGGCCCCATGATGCTGACCACCAAGATTTACACACAGAACATCTCGTTCATCGTCATGATCATCGCCATATCGATCGGAAGGGGCATCCAAATCATCGTAGGGCATCTGATAGGGGCGGGAGAGCGGGAGGAAGCCTTCAAGCAGGTGCTCCGCAATGTGTTCCGCAGTATGCTGATTACGCTTACGGCCGTCACCGTCATCATCTTCTTCCGCACTCCGATGCTTGAAATGTTCACCGAGTCGAAGGAGATTATCCGGATGGGGTCGGCTCTACTGCTGCTGGGCTTCCTGCTCGAGCCGGGGAGGAACTTCAACATCATCTTCGAGCGCTCCCTGCAGGCGGCGGGCGATGCACGGTTCGCGATGAAATCGGCCATCCTCATTATGTGGCTGTTCAGCATGCCGCTGATGTATTTGCTCGGGATTCATTTGGGCTATGGCCTGTACGGCATATGGGCCGGATTTATTATTGACGAGTGGGTGCGGGGGCTGGTTCTCTATACGCGCTGGAGAAGCAGAGCGTGGGAACGCAAGGCGCTGATGCCCTGCGCGGAGGAGGTTTCGGTCTGA
- a CDS encoding ABC transporter substrate-binding protein, whose product MKWLKKGSVILSSLMLTVAMTATGCSSSNNGSNNSPQASSGGDSAAGGLKPYEVVMVFPDAPQKDNELVQNAMNDYLKKTYPDMNVTVKLNPIDWGAWSDKTNLMMASGDKFDLLFTADWLGFQQQVTKGALLPLDDLLAKYGPDIEAVEKNYHDPAKRGGKLYGIHTHQELGGAQGVYLDKALVDKYKFDLSGFKSGNVEALEPMLKTIKENEPGITPLVMPSFPLDAYYSSGTLDQIGNLAAINVKGTAADDFTVINMYNTPRFLELAKMTNKWYKAGYTNKDALTPGLDAWKKIQAGQAFALVGDMDILANMEIGSVSKSPNGSLKAGRDMLQIPLNVDRLQTGKMTATMQAISKTSKDPERAMMLLNLFFKDKNLLTLFNFGIEGTHYVLKDGQVALPDGKTNNDVGYYHDNMWQIGNQMLNYTRVGEDPNKYKNYEKFNEMITKNPSRIFGFVFDPEPVKNEMITIDNANKAFVDGIKSGQLDPEENLPKLLEKQKAAGADKVIAEAQKQLDAWRAANGK is encoded by the coding sequence ATGAAATGGTTAAAGAAAGGTTCGGTCATTCTCTCTTCACTTATGCTGACGGTTGCTATGACGGCAACAGGGTGTTCCAGCAGCAATAACGGCAGTAACAATTCACCTCAGGCATCCAGCGGCGGAGACAGTGCAGCTGGCGGGCTCAAGCCGTATGAAGTGGTTATGGTCTTCCCCGACGCGCCGCAGAAGGATAATGAGCTGGTTCAGAACGCAATGAACGATTATCTGAAAAAGACCTATCCGGACATGAACGTGACGGTCAAGCTGAATCCGATCGATTGGGGCGCCTGGAGCGACAAGACGAATCTGATGATGGCTTCCGGGGACAAGTTCGACCTGCTGTTTACCGCGGACTGGCTCGGATTCCAGCAGCAGGTAACCAAGGGTGCGCTGCTTCCTCTGGATGACCTGCTTGCCAAATACGGCCCGGACATCGAAGCGGTCGAAAAAAATTATCATGATCCGGCGAAGCGCGGAGGAAAGCTGTACGGCATTCATACCCATCAAGAGCTGGGCGGCGCGCAGGGCGTGTACCTTGATAAAGCGCTGGTCGACAAATACAAATTTGACCTCAGCGGATTTAAATCAGGCAATGTAGAAGCGCTTGAGCCTATGCTGAAGACGATCAAAGAGAACGAGCCCGGAATCACTCCGCTCGTTATGCCAAGCTTCCCGCTGGACGCTTACTACTCCTCCGGCACGCTTGATCAAATCGGCAACCTGGCCGCTATCAATGTGAAGGGTACGGCGGCCGATGATTTCACTGTCATTAACATGTACAACACTCCACGCTTTCTGGAACTGGCCAAGATGACCAACAAATGGTACAAGGCGGGATACACCAACAAGGATGCGCTGACTCCGGGTCTGGATGCCTGGAAGAAGATTCAGGCGGGTCAAGCCTTCGCTCTGGTAGGAGATATGGATATCCTGGCGAACATGGAGATCGGCTCGGTATCGAAATCGCCGAACGGCTCCCTCAAGGCCGGAAGAGATATGCTGCAGATTCCGCTTAATGTGGACAGACTGCAAACAGGTAAAATGACGGCAACAATGCAGGCTATTTCCAAAACATCGAAGGACCCGGAACGCGCGATGATGCTGTTGAACCTGTTCTTCAAGGATAAAAATCTGCTGACCCTGTTCAACTTCGGTATTGAAGGAACACACTATGTGCTGAAAGACGGACAAGTTGCCCTGCCTGATGGCAAAACGAATAACGATGTCGGATACTACCACGATAATATGTGGCAAATCGGGAACCAAATGCTGAACTATACCCGTGTGGGCGAAGATCCGAACAAATATAAGAACTACGAGAAGTTTAACGAAATGATCACCAAGAATCCTTCCCGGATCTTCGGATTCGTCTTTGACCCGGAACCGGTAAAGAATGAAATGATCACCATCGACAATGCCAACAAAGCATTCGTAGACGGTATCAAGTCCGGCCAGCTCGATCCGGAAGAAAATCTTCCGAAGCTGCTTGAGAAGCAAAAAGCGGCGGGCGCGGATAAAGTCATCGCCGAAGCGCAAAAGCAGCTTGACGCATGGCGCGCGGCAAACGGCAAGTAA
- a CDS encoding helix-turn-helix domain-containing protein, with translation MEMLIVDDEKFAVEGIYRCNDWQALGIDEVHTANHADEAREIMHDRRIDILVCDIEMPDEDGLSLVRWVKEYSPHTESLFLTCHSEFDYAKQAINLGSSDYLLKPVDGEELAGAVTRMLQAIREKEENERYTEMYRKYYSLWKKQKPRLVERFWQDLLSRRLLSFGDFLERALQDAQIDLHPDDRVLPILISIEEWNKPMDSRNQEIMEYAVKKAAEEIWLGGQPGEVITDKTGVMFAIVYDSAGGESAAASGPDSGLDRWVQTGSRFINVCREYFYCSVTCYVGKYALLQELPGLCESLKNMERDNITRTQSVLLYAPQSLQALPSAGPGEIHISEWANYMLNGDKDTMIRLIHRIVSRLEAMPNVQGKHLLTLHQDTLQIIYHFLQVKGISANHVPQFSMWASAQIRSLRHYMHWAESLVSAVMEAAFEPVERDGVIQKSIRYIHHNVEEDLSREDVAAHVGLNPAYLSRLFKKETGQNLIDFLIEAKMNRAKELLDTTGMTVSAIAQQVGYSNFSHFTKMFRKQFDVNPHEYRNVTKRMD, from the coding sequence ATGGAGATGCTGATTGTGGACGATGAGAAATTTGCGGTGGAAGGAATCTACCGCTGCAACGACTGGCAGGCGCTTGGAATCGACGAGGTGCATACCGCCAATCACGCCGATGAGGCAAGGGAGATTATGCATGACCGCCGGATCGACATTCTCGTATGCGATATTGAAATGCCCGACGAAGACGGATTGTCTCTGGTCCGGTGGGTGAAAGAGTACTCGCCGCACACGGAGTCTTTGTTCCTGACCTGCCATTCGGAGTTTGATTATGCGAAGCAAGCGATCAATCTCGGAAGCTCCGATTATCTGCTCAAGCCGGTGGACGGGGAGGAATTGGCCGGAGCGGTCACCCGTATGCTGCAAGCGATCAGGGAAAAAGAGGAGAACGAGCGCTACACCGAGATGTACCGTAAATATTATTCGTTGTGGAAAAAGCAGAAGCCGCGCCTGGTCGAACGCTTCTGGCAGGATTTGCTGTCCAGAAGGCTGCTTTCCTTCGGCGATTTTCTGGAACGCGCGCTTCAGGATGCGCAGATCGACCTGCATCCTGACGACAGGGTGCTGCCGATTCTGATCAGCATCGAGGAATGGAACAAGCCGATGGATTCCCGGAACCAGGAAATCATGGAGTATGCGGTCAAGAAGGCCGCGGAGGAGATATGGCTCGGCGGTCAGCCCGGAGAAGTCATTACAGACAAAACGGGCGTGATGTTTGCCATCGTCTATGATTCCGCTGGAGGAGAATCCGCCGCGGCAAGCGGGCCGGATTCCGGCCTGGACCGGTGGGTTCAGACAGGCAGCCGGTTCATTAACGTGTGCCGGGAGTATTTTTATTGCTCCGTAACCTGCTATGTGGGCAAATATGCCCTCCTTCAGGAATTGCCCGGTCTATGCGAGAGTCTGAAAAATATGGAGCGTGATAATATCACCCGCACGCAATCCGTTCTGCTGTATGCTCCCCAGTCGCTTCAGGCCCTGCCATCCGCCGGTCCGGGGGAGATTCATATCTCGGAATGGGCGAACTATATGCTGAATGGAGACAAAGATACGATGATCCGGCTGATTCACCGGATTGTCAGCCGGCTGGAAGCGATGCCGAATGTTCAGGGCAAGCATTTGTTGACCCTCCATCAGGATACGCTGCAGATTATCTATCATTTTCTTCAGGTTAAAGGGATCAGCGCCAATCATGTTCCGCAGTTCTCCATGTGGGCATCGGCCCAAATCCGCAGCCTGCGCCATTATATGCATTGGGCGGAGAGTCTGGTCTCCGCCGTGATGGAGGCGGCATTCGAGCCGGTTGAACGGGACGGCGTCATCCAGAAATCCATCCGCTATATCCACCATAACGTGGAGGAGGACCTCTCGCGGGAGGATGTGGCTGCGCACGTCGGCCTGAATCCCGCTTACCTGTCCCGGCTGTTCAAGAAGGAGACCGGCCAGAACCTCATCGACTTCCTGATTGAAGCCAAGATGAATCGGGCGAAGGAGCTGCTCGATACAACCGGCATGACGGTCAGCGCCATTGCGCAGCAGGTGGGATATAGCAATTTTTCTCATTTTACGAAGATGTTCCGCAAGCAGTTTGACGTTAACCCGCACGAATACCGGAATGTCACAAAACGAATGGACTGA
- a CDS encoding DUF1284 domain-containing protein, with the protein MTIRLRGHHLLCLLGYRGMGYSADFCVNMTGIYETLRTKPDTRIEIVTGVDDICRAYPPDQDNHCDGTVHELDQAVLTKLGLAPGYLGEWREVCGYVARQVEPSDIENLCVTCPWKSYGVCQEGVQLVREGRPLPEVKAQA; encoded by the coding sequence ATGACGATACGACTGCGCGGGCACCATCTGCTCTGCCTGCTGGGATACCGCGGGATGGGATATTCCGCGGATTTTTGCGTGAACATGACGGGGATTTATGAGACCCTTCGAACGAAGCCGGATACCCGGATCGAAATTGTCACAGGAGTAGACGACATTTGCCGTGCGTATCCGCCGGACCAAGATAATCATTGTGATGGAACTGTGCATGAACTGGACCAGGCGGTATTAACCAAGCTCGGACTTGCGCCCGGCTACCTTGGAGAGTGGCGGGAGGTGTGCGGGTACGTAGCCCGGCAGGTGGAGCCGTCCGACATCGAGAATTTATGCGTAACCTGTCCGTGGAAATCCTATGGGGTATGCCAGGAGGGCGTGCAGCTGGTCAGGGAAGGCCGGCCGCTGCCGGAGGTTAAAGCGCAGGCGTAA
- a CDS encoding ABC transporter permease, which produces MASVEVLEAKASITRSKTRKGKLWKYRSLIILALPGILLMLINNYLPMFGIFLAFKDLNYTEGIWASKWVGLDNFKFLFASNDAWVIIRHTIFYNLAFLIINTVLAILLAILLNEVKNKVMSKFFQSTVILPNFISMVIVGYLVYGFLNPDLGFVNKFIMEPMGWEPVNWYATPEHWPYILTIVNTWKNVGYAAVVYLAAIIGIDQEYYEAAVIDGASRWKQMTNITIPLIAPVIIILTVLAIGRIFNADFGLFYQATMASGMLKSTTDVIDTYVYNALMVTGDTGLASSAGLLQSVVGFILVVSVNLIVRKFSKDNALF; this is translated from the coding sequence ATGGCTTCGGTAGAGGTCCTGGAAGCAAAGGCTTCCATTACGCGAAGTAAGACAAGAAAAGGAAAGCTGTGGAAGTACCGGTCCCTGATTATTCTGGCCTTGCCCGGAATCCTGCTGATGTTAATCAACAACTATTTGCCGATGTTCGGTATTTTCCTGGCATTCAAGGATCTGAACTACACCGAAGGCATCTGGGCCAGCAAGTGGGTAGGGCTGGACAACTTCAAGTTTCTGTTCGCTTCCAACGATGCCTGGGTGATTATCCGGCATACGATTTTTTACAATCTGGCCTTTCTGATCATCAACACCGTACTTGCGATATTGCTGGCGATCTTGCTGAACGAAGTCAAGAACAAGGTGATGTCCAAGTTCTTTCAAAGCACAGTTATTCTGCCGAATTTCATCTCCATGGTTATTGTCGGTTATCTTGTATACGGTTTCCTCAATCCGGATCTCGGTTTCGTTAACAAGTTCATTATGGAGCCGATGGGGTGGGAGCCGGTTAACTGGTACGCAACGCCGGAGCATTGGCCTTATATTTTAACGATTGTCAACACCTGGAAAAATGTCGGCTATGCGGCCGTTGTTTATCTGGCGGCGATTATCGGCATCGATCAGGAATATTATGAAGCCGCTGTCATTGACGGCGCGAGCAGATGGAAGCAGATGACGAATATTACGATTCCGCTTATCGCTCCGGTCATTATCATCCTGACGGTGCTGGCGATCGGCAGAATCTTCAATGCGGACTTCGGTTTGTTCTATCAGGCAACGATGGCGTCGGGCATGCTGAAGTCGACAACGGATGTTATCGACACTTATGTGTACAACGCGCTGATGGTTACGGGCGATACCGGACTGGCCTCGTCGGCAGGCTTGCTTCAGTCGGTGGTCGGCTTCATCCTGGTCGTGTCGGTGAATCTGATCGTACGTAAATTCAGCAAAGATAACGCCTTATTTTAG
- a CDS encoding ThuA domain-containing protein, whose protein sequence is MSTLKVTVWNEYRHEKSNPQVAAIYPEGIHNAIAGYLKTDDVLEVTTATLDEPEHGLTEEVLDNTDVLIWWGHMAHHEVRDDIADKVRDRVLQGMGLIVLHSGHGSKVFERLLGTKTGALKWRDDGEKERLWVIEHGHPITDGLGEYIEIPKEEMYGERFEIPAPDELIFISWFEGGEVFRSGCCYRRGKGKLFYFRPGHETFPIYHQPEVLRVIKNAVHWAAPTQGAKVAYGRVAPIEPLRENIVLS, encoded by the coding sequence ATGAGTACGCTTAAAGTAACCGTATGGAATGAATATCGTCACGAAAAAAGCAACCCGCAGGTGGCGGCCATCTACCCTGAAGGTATCCATAACGCTATTGCAGGCTATCTGAAAACCGATGACGTATTGGAAGTAACGACCGCAACACTCGATGAACCGGAGCACGGGCTGACGGAGGAAGTACTGGACAATACCGACGTGCTCATCTGGTGGGGCCACATGGCGCATCATGAAGTGCGGGATGATATCGCGGATAAGGTAAGAGACCGCGTACTTCAAGGCATGGGCCTCATCGTTCTTCATTCGGGACACGGCTCCAAGGTGTTCGAGCGGCTGCTGGGTACCAAGACGGGCGCACTCAAATGGCGGGACGACGGCGAAAAGGAGCGGCTGTGGGTCATCGAGCACGGCCACCCCATCACCGACGGACTGGGAGAGTATATCGAAATTCCGAAGGAGGAAATGTACGGGGAGCGTTTTGAAATTCCGGCGCCGGACGAATTGATTTTCATCTCCTGGTTCGAGGGCGGCGAAGTATTCCGCAGCGGCTGCTGCTACCGCAGGGGCAAAGGCAAGCTCTTCTATTTCCGGCCGGGGCATGAGACCTTCCCGATCTATCATCAGCCGGAGGTGCTGCGAGTGATCAAGAATGCCGTACACTGGGCCGCTCCGACGCAAGGAGCGAAGGTAGCGTACGGCCGCGTAGCCCCCATTGAACCTTTGCGGGAGAACATCGTCCTCAGCTAA
- a CDS encoding carbohydrate ABC transporter permease: MSTQKRTHPLIIAVLSLFSLACLIPFWLVLMISIADEKEVLKHGYSFWPQKFSFVAYQFLAQDAEKILRAYGVSIFVTVVGVVVSLFVTSAMAFSMSRKDFPLRGALSIYILITMLFSGGLLPWYLVYTRFLHVQDTLLALIIPGLIGGFNVIIMRTFFTNSIPPSLIDSAQIDGASEYRTYFSIILPLSLPVLATIGLFITVSYWNDWFTSLVFIQNEKLFSLQYLLNKTLMNASFLQSIANKAYSTTAQVTQPLESIRMAMAMIAIGPLVLVFPFLQKYFVKGLTVGAVKG; encoded by the coding sequence ATGTCGACACAAAAAAGGACTCACCCGCTGATCATTGCGGTTCTGTCACTCTTCAGCCTGGCCTGCCTGATTCCGTTCTGGCTCGTGCTGATGATATCGATTGCCGATGAGAAAGAAGTATTGAAGCACGGATACAGCTTCTGGCCCCAGAAATTCAGCTTTGTCGCTTATCAATTTCTGGCGCAGGACGCCGAGAAGATTCTGAGAGCGTACGGGGTATCCATCTTCGTTACGGTGGTGGGCGTCGTCGTCAGCTTGTTCGTCACTTCGGCGATGGCGTTCTCCATGTCCCGCAAGGACTTTCCGCTAAGAGGCGCACTCAGCATTTACATTCTGATCACGATGCTGTTCTCGGGCGGCCTGCTTCCCTGGTATCTGGTGTACACGCGATTCCTTCATGTGCAGGATACGCTGCTTGCCCTGATTATCCCCGGCCTGATCGGCGGCTTTAATGTCATCATCATGCGGACCTTCTTTACGAACAGTATTCCGCCGTCGCTGATTGACTCCGCCCAGATTGATGGAGCGAGCGAATACAGAACCTATTTCAGCATTATTCTTCCGCTTTCGCTGCCGGTGCTTGCAACGATCGGCCTCTTTATTACCGTATCGTACTGGAACGACTGGTTCACAAGCCTGGTCTTTATCCAGAATGAGAAGCTGTTCTCTCTGCAGTATTTGCTGAACAAAACGCTGATGAATGCTTCGTTTCTCCAGAGTATCGCCAATAAGGCTTACAGCACGACGGCGCAGGTTACCCAGCCTCTGGAATCGATCCGCATGGCTATGGCTATGATTGCGATCGGACCTTTGGTGCTCGTATTCCCGTTCTTGCAAAAGTATTTTGTGAAAGGGCTTACGGTAGGGGCAGTGAAAGGCTAA